In the genome of Meiothermus sp. Pnk-1, the window CTATGCCTTCCGCCTCTTGAACCAGCGCAAGGTCTGGCTCAGCGTCAACGGCAACAACGAACGGGCCATCCGGGCTTACCGGGGGTGCGGTTTTCAGGAGGAGGGCCGGCTGCGCCGCCAGGTCTGGACCAACGGCCAGTACGTAGACTTGGTGCAGATGGGGATTCTGCGCGAGGAGTGGGAACGCTTGAGGACGGGCTAGAGGCGTTGGGTGGGTAAGACCGGGGCCTTCCTGCGGTACAATGGCCGCTTGGTATGTTAGGAGTCGGCATCGTCGGTCTTCCCAACGTGGGCAAATCCACGTTATTCAACGCCATCACCAAGGCTGGAGCCTTGGCGGCCAACTACCCCTTCGCCACCATCGACAAAAACGTAGGGGTGGTCTCCCTTTCCGACCCCCGGCTCGAGGCCCTGCAACAGCTCTTCATCAAAGGGGAGCGGGTGCCTCCCATCGTTCCCACCCACGTCGAGTTCGTGGACATTGCGGGGTTAGTAAAGGGGGCGCACAAGGGGGAGGGGTTGGGAAACCAGTTCCTGGCCAACATTCGTGAGGTGGCGGCCATTGCCCATGTGGTGCGCTGTTTTGCCGACCCCAACGTGGTGCACGTGGCCGGGCAGGTCAACCCCCTAGACGACCTCGAGACCATCAACACCGAGCTGGCGCTGGCCGACCTTTCCACGCTGGAGAAGCGCCTGGACAAGCTGCGCAAGACCGCCCGGGTGGACAAGGACGACAAGGCGCTGCTCGAGGTCCTCGAGCCCCTTCTGGCCCACCTCTCCGCAGGGAAACCGGCCCGGACCTTCCAGGCCGCCGACCCTGAGCTTTTGCAAAAAGCTGCCCGGGAGATGAGCCTCCTCACCTACAAGCCGGTCATCTACGTGGCCAACGTGGCCGAGGAAGACCTCCCGGACGGTGCCCGTAACCCCTACGTGGCCCAGGTCAAGGAGTATGCCGCCCAAGAGAGCGCAGACGTAGTGGTGGTCTCGGCCAAGATCGAGGCCGAACTGGCCGAACTCTCCGAGGAGGAAGCCGCCGAGTACCTCAAAGCCTTGGGGCTCGAGGAGTCCGGCCTGAACCGCCTGGTGCGGGTGGCCTACCGCACCCTGGGGCTCATCACGTTTTTTACCGCCGGAGAAAAAGAGGTTCGCGCCTGGACGATTCGCCAAGGCACCAAAGCGCCGCAGGCAGCCGGGGAGATCCACTCGGACCTCGAGCGGGGTTTTATCCGGGCCGAGGTCATCGACTGGCGCCGGCTTGTCGAGGCCGGGGGCTGGACCCAGGCCAAGGAACGGGGCTGGGTGCGCAGCGAAGGCAAAGAGTACGTGGTCCAAGACGGCGATGTGATGCTGATTTTGTTCAACGTTTGAGCCCGCGACGGGTCGAACGTACACTAAAGCCATGCGCCCCAAGGCCAAAATCTGGCTCGAGCGCGAGGACGGCTCCTATCTGATGGGGCCGGGGGCCATACATCTGCTGCGGGCGGTAGCCGAAGCGGGGAGTCTCAAAGGCGGCGCCAAGCGGATCGGGATGAGCTACCGCAAGGCCTGGGCGCAGCTCAAAGAGGCCGAGGCAACGCTGGGGTTTCCCCTCTTGCAACGGCACTCGGGCGGGGAGGGGGGTGGCGGCAGCACCCTCACCCCGGCGGCGTTGGACTTTCTCGAGCGCTACGAGCGGTTCTGCCAGGGCGCCCTACGCGACCTCGAGGCCCGCTTCCAAGACTCCTTCGCCGACTGGGGCCGTACCCTTAGCCGTTGAATGGGCCTAGGCGTAGGGGAAAGCCACGTCGCAGGCCGGGTCGTCGGGGCCCAGGGCATCCCAGCGGGCAAAGTAGACCTCCCGGGCCGGACCGCTCATCGGCTTGCCCTGGTCTTTTAGCCATCTCGCCACCGCGTCGTAAGCCTCCAGGATGGCGGGGAAGTTGACCTGGGCCTTGTTGATGCGGGTAAAGGCTTCATGATGGGCGGGCTCGAGCCGCACCCGGATTCGCCCCGTGGGCTCCAGGCGGCCCGCGAAGGGCACGCAGATCTCCACCGGACCGTCGGAGTCTTCGTTGACCTGGCCATGGTAGATGACCAGCGGAGCGCCGCGCACCTCGAGGCCGGAGGCGGTGATGTGGCCGTAGAGTTCGCTGAACGCCTCCTCGATGAAACGGCTGAGGTCTTTGATATTCACCTTCCTCTGGATCGTCGCAACGTTCTGTGGGGGCACTTCTCGGGTTTGTATCTGCGGCATGCTTCCTCCTTCACCGCCGAGGTAGCCCTCGAGGTAGCGAACGAGCGCCCGCTTGGTTTTCAGGTCTGCTTCGACCTCTTCCCAGTACTGCCTCACCGCGCGCCTGGCCTCCACCCCTTCCAGCTCGAGCACCGCGGCGATGCGTTCGAGCGGCATCGCGAGCTGCCTCAGTAGGCCGATCAGCCGAGCCCGCTCGAGCTGGTCTTCGCGGTAGTAGCGGTAGCCCGAAGGCGCGTCCACGTAGGCGGGCGGGAGCAACCCCAGCGCGTCGTACAGCCGCAGCGCCTTGAGGGAGAGCCGCGAGCGCCGGGAGAACTCTCCAATGCTCAGGTAGGGGGTGGAGGGTTTGCTGCGGGGCTCGCTCACGGGCTCAGGGTAGGGCCTGCCCTTGGGGAAAGGTCAAGCTGCGTCTACCGCGGCAGGCCCACGGTGCTGGTTTGGTAGGGGCTGCACAGCTGAGGTCCGCAGACCCTGGCGCTGACCTCGAGGGCGTATACCTCGTCGCGGTTGTTGACCAGGTCGTTGATCGCGGTGTTGACCTGGGCGTAGAGCCCGCTGGTGGTCTTGTCCAGGCCTATGGCGGGGATCGGGAGGCCCAGATAATTGCCCAAAGCCGCCGGGGCCAGCGAGAGCACTACCTTGAAAGTGCCCTCGAGGATGCGGCCTGTTACCCGGAAGAAGTTGCGATCCGGCACATACACCGGGAAGCTCGCGGTGGCTGGGGTATTGGGGCTTAAGGGGGCTTCGCCTTTGATCTCGCGGGTTTTGTTCTCGTAACGGGGGGAGAGGAGGTTTCCCACCGGGGTGCGGTAGAAGAGGGTCACGGTGTACTCGGCCCGTACCGCGTCGCGGGCCACCGTCGGGTAGACCACCAGGGTGCAGACGTTGGACCCGTACTCGAGCAGGGGTCCCGGACGGTTGGACTCGCCTACGCAAGCCACGTTGAGCCGCGGGGCCTGGGCGTAGGCGCTCAAGTACTCGGGGTCGGTGTTGAGGGTGCGCGGGGCGCAGGCCACCAAAAGCAGCATCCCGGCCAGCAGCTTTTTCATGTTTTCACCATAACGTACCCGCCTGAGTAGTGGATTACCCCCCTCGTGCAGTACCGAGGGGGGTCAAGGCAAGGGCGGTCAGCGCACCACGATGTTCAGCAGCTTCCCCGGCACGTAGATCTCCTTCACCACCTGTTTGCCCTCGAGGTGGGCTTGCACGTTGGGAATCTCGCGGGCGATACGCCGGATCTCGTCCTCGCTGGCCTCGGCGGGGACGGTGACCCTGCCGCGCACCCTGCCCGAGACCTGCACCACCAGCTCGAAGGCCTCGGCCACCAGGGCCTCTTCGTCCACGGCGGGCCAGCGGGCCGCGAAAACCGAGGTGTCGTGGAACCGGTGCCACAGCTCCTCGGCGAGGTGAGGGGCGAAGGGAGCCAGGAGCTGGATGTAGTGGAGCGTGGCCAGGCGAAACACCGGGGAGACCGGGTTTTCCTTGCGGTAGTCGTACATCGCGTTCAAAAGCTCCATCAAGGCGGCCACGGCGGTGTTGAAGCGCAGGGCCTCGATGTCCTCGCCCACCTTTTTGATGGTCTGGTGCAGCTTCTGGTAGAGGGCTTTGTCGGCGGCACCCAGGGCCTTGGGGTCATGGAGGTCGCCCTGGGCCTTGAGTTCGGTCAGGTTCTCGACCACCAAGCGCCAGACCCGGTTGAGGTAGCGCCAAGCCCCCTGCACGCCCTCCTCGGTCCAGATCATCTCGTTCTCGGGTGGGGCGGCGAAGAGGATGGTGATGCGGGCGATGTCGGCGCCCTGCTCCTTCACGAAGGGGCCCACCATCACCCCGTTGCCCAGGCTCTTGGACATGGTGGCGGGCTTCCAGAAGTGGAGGCTGCCGTCGTCGTGGGGGCGCAGCTCGGCCCCGCTCTTCCTGACCTCTTCCAGGCTGAGGGTCTCGGGGAGGTCCAGCTTGGCCCGGCGCTCGGAGGTCAGGAAGCGGACCTCCTGGCCCTTCACCTCTACCGGGCCCACGTCGGTCCAGCCCTGCACCATGCCCTGGGTGAAGAGGCCCTCGAAGGGTTCTTCGACCTCCACCATGCCGATGTCGTGCAGGAACTTGGTGAAAAAGCGCGAGTAGAGCAGGTGCAAGATGGCGTGCTCCACCCCGCCGATGTACTGGTCTACCGGCATCCAGAAGTTGGCCCGCTCGGGGTCGAAGGGCAGCTGCGCGTTGTGGGGGTCGGCGTAGCGCAGGAAGTACCACGACGAGTCAAAAAACGTATCCATGGTGTCGGTGTCGCGCCGGGCCTGGCCGCCGCACTTGGGGCAGTCCACCTCATAGAACTCGGGGTGGGCGGCCAGCGGGCTCTTGCCCTTAGGCCTTATGTCCTCCACGTCCTTGAGCGTGGGGAGCACCACCGGCAGCTGCTCGTAGGGCACCGGGACGATGCCGCAGCGATCGCAGTGGATCATGGGGATGGGGGTGCCCCAGTAACGCTGGCGGCTGATGAGCCAGTCGCGCAGGCGGTAGTTGACCTTGCGCTCCCCGATGCCCTTCTCCTCCATCCACTCGATGATCTTCTGCTTGGCTTCCTCGACTGAGAGCCCGTTGAGGAAGCCGGAGTTGATGGCCGGGCCGTCCTCGGTGTAGGCCTGGCCCTGCCAGCCGGCGGGGGGCTCGACGGTGCGGATGATCTCGAGCCCAAACTTCTCGGCAAACTCCCAGTCGCGCTGGTCCTGCCCCGGCACCCCCATGATCGCCCCGGTGCCGTAGCCCGCGAGCACGTAGTCGGCGACCCAGATGGGAATTTCCTTGCCGCTCGCCGGGTTGATGGCGTAGGCCCCGGTCCACACCCCGCTCTTCTCGCGGTCCTCGCGCTGGCGCTCGACCTCGCTCTTCATCTTGGCCGCGGCCACGTAGGCTTCCACCACCTCCTTCTGCTCGGGGGTGGTGATCCGGGCCACCAGTTCGTGCTCGGGGGCCAGCACCATGAAGGTGGCCCCGAAGATGGTGTCGGGGCGGGTGGAGAAGACCCGGATCTTGGCGTCGTGGCCCTTGACCGAGAAGTCGAACTCGGCCCCGGTGCTCTTGCCGATCCAGGCCCGCTGCATGGCCTTGACCTTCTCGGGCCAGCGCGGGAGCTTGTCGAGGTCGGCCAAGAGCCGCTCGGCGTAGTCGGTGATCTTGAGGTACCACTGCTCGAGCTCGCGCTTCTCGACCAAGGCCCCGCTGCGCCAGCCGCGCCCGTCGATGACCTGCTCGTTGGCCAGCACGCTCTGCTCGACCGGGTCCCAGTTGACCAGGCTCTTCTTGCGGTAGGCCAGGCCTCGCTCGTACATCTTGAGGAAGATCCACTGGTTCCACTTGTAGTACTCGGGGGTGCAGGTGGTGACCTCGCGGCTCCAGTCGTACTGGATGCCCATGAGGGCCAGCGACTCCTTCGACTGCCGGATGTTGCCATAGGTCCAGTCGGCGGGGCTCACGCCGTACTTCAAGGCCGCGTTCTCGGCGGGCAGGCCGAAGGCATCCCAGCCGAAGGGGTGCAAGACCGAGTAGCCCTGCTGGGTGCGCCATCGGGCCAGCACGTCGCCCATGGTGTAGTTCTTGAGGTGGCCCATGTGCAAGTCGCCCGAGGGATAGGGGAACATCACCAAGACGTACGACTTTTTCTCGCCGCCTTCGGTTGCTTTGAGCAGCCCGATTTCCTGCCAGTACTTCTGCCACTTGGGCTCGAGTTCGTGGGGGTTGTATTTGTCGCTCATGAGTCTCTCCAGACGGCTCTAGCGAGTCATTCTATGGGAAGGTGTGGGGGCCGCGGGAGTAAAAAACCCCCTACGCGGGCGTAGGGGGAGCTTCCCGAACCCGCGGGCTCCCCTAGCCTAGCGCTAGGCGCTTCACAAACCTCATGAGCCCATGATAACACG includes:
- the ychF gene encoding redox-regulated ATPase YchF; its protein translation is MLGVGIVGLPNVGKSTLFNAITKAGALAANYPFATIDKNVGVVSLSDPRLEALQQLFIKGERVPPIVPTHVEFVDIAGLVKGAHKGEGLGNQFLANIREVAAIAHVVRCFADPNVVHVAGQVNPLDDLETINTELALADLSTLEKRLDKLRKTARVDKDDKALLEVLEPLLAHLSAGKPARTFQAADPELLQKAAREMSLLTYKPVIYVANVAEEDLPDGARNPYVAQVKEYAAQESADVVVVSAKIEAELAELSEEEAAEYLKALGLEESGLNRLVRVAYRTLGLITFFTAGEKEVRAWTIRQGTKAPQAAGEIHSDLERGFIRAEVIDWRRLVEAGGWTQAKERGWVRSEGKEYVVQDGDVMLILFNV
- a CDS encoding winged helix-turn-helix domain-containing protein codes for the protein MRPKAKIWLEREDGSYLMGPGAIHLLRAVAEAGSLKGGAKRIGMSYRKAWAQLKEAEATLGFPLLQRHSGGEGGGGSTLTPAALDFLERYERFCQGALRDLEARFQDSFADWGRTLSR
- a CDS encoding MerR family transcriptional regulator is translated as MSEPRSKPSTPYLSIGEFSRRSRLSLKALRLYDALGLLPPAYVDAPSGYRYYREDQLERARLIGLLRQLAMPLERIAAVLELEGVEARRAVRQYWEEVEADLKTKRALVRYLEGYLGGEGGSMPQIQTREVPPQNVATIQRKVNIKDLSRFIEEAFSELYGHITASGLEVRGAPLVIYHGQVNEDSDGPVEICVPFAGRLEPTGRIRVRLEPAHHEAFTRINKAQVNFPAILEAYDAVARWLKDQGKPMSGPAREVYFARWDALGPDDPACDVAFPYA
- the leuS gene encoding leucine--tRNA ligase; protein product: MSDKYNPHELEPKWQKYWQEIGLLKATEGGEKKSYVLVMFPYPSGDLHMGHLKNYTMGDVLARWRTQQGYSVLHPFGWDAFGLPAENAALKYGVSPADWTYGNIRQSKESLALMGIQYDWSREVTTCTPEYYKWNQWIFLKMYERGLAYRKKSLVNWDPVEQSVLANEQVIDGRGWRSGALVEKRELEQWYLKITDYAERLLADLDKLPRWPEKVKAMQRAWIGKSTGAEFDFSVKGHDAKIRVFSTRPDTIFGATFMVLAPEHELVARITTPEQKEVVEAYVAAAKMKSEVERQREDREKSGVWTGAYAINPASGKEIPIWVADYVLAGYGTGAIMGVPGQDQRDWEFAEKFGLEIIRTVEPPAGWQGQAYTEDGPAINSGFLNGLSVEEAKQKIIEWMEEKGIGERKVNYRLRDWLISRQRYWGTPIPMIHCDRCGIVPVPYEQLPVVLPTLKDVEDIRPKGKSPLAAHPEFYEVDCPKCGGQARRDTDTMDTFFDSSWYFLRYADPHNAQLPFDPERANFWMPVDQYIGGVEHAILHLLYSRFFTKFLHDIGMVEVEEPFEGLFTQGMVQGWTDVGPVEVKGQEVRFLTSERRAKLDLPETLSLEEVRKSGAELRPHDDGSLHFWKPATMSKSLGNGVMVGPFVKEQGADIARITILFAAPPENEMIWTEEGVQGAWRYLNRVWRLVVENLTELKAQGDLHDPKALGAADKALYQKLHQTIKKVGEDIEALRFNTAVAALMELLNAMYDYRKENPVSPVFRLATLHYIQLLAPFAPHLAEELWHRFHDTSVFAARWPAVDEEALVAEAFELVVQVSGRVRGRVTVPAEASEDEIRRIAREIPNVQAHLEGKQVVKEIYVPGKLLNIVVR